One Solea senegalensis isolate Sse05_10M linkage group LG13, IFAPA_SoseM_1, whole genome shotgun sequence DNA segment encodes these proteins:
- the alkbh4 gene encoding alpha-ketoglutarate-dependent dioxygenase alkB homolog 4: protein MMTAPPDWSDGLTSCACKGIRRCLLCEKKRREVCVATSEAQLVHHFLFDPETRLAICKDAKATSFPFPGVFLWENFISEEEEKTLISLMDQDAWNLSQSGRRKQDFGPKVNFKKRKVRVGSFSGLPALSQELVIRMQQEPNLAGFQPVEQCNLDYHPQRGSAIDPHLDDSWLWGERLVTINMLSNTTLTMSLDQGLPEMGLGEEVRVAVHLPRRSLVVLYGEARHMWKHAIHREDVQERRVCSTYRELSAEFLPGGQQAELGAQLLNIALSFQGAPI from the exons ATGATGACGGCTCCCCCTGACTGGAGTGACGGTCTGACTTCGTGTGCCTGTAAAGGCATCCGGAGGTGTCTCCtatgtgaaaagaaaaggagagaagtgtgtgtggcGACTAGTGAAGCTCAg CTTGTTCATCATTTCCTCTTTGATCCTGAGACGAGGCTTGCCATTTGCAAAGATGCGAAGGCCACATCCTTCCCCTTTCCTGGTGTCTTCCTGTGGGAGAACTTTATatcagaagaggaggagaagactcTGATAAGCTTGATGGACCAGGATGCATGGAATCTGTCCCAGTCTGGTCGAAGGAAACAG GACTTTGGTCCAAAAGTTAACTTCAAGAAAAGGAAAGTGCGTGTGGGCAGCTTTAGTGGACTCCCGGCTTTAAGCCAAGAACTAGTGATCAGGATGCAGCAGGAGCCAAATCTAGCAGGCTTCCAACCAGTGGAGCAGTGCAATCTGGACTACCATCCTCAGCGAGGCTCTGCCATCGATCCACACCTTGATGACTCCTGGCTGTGGGGGGAGCGTCTGGTCACCATCAACATGTTGTCCAACACGACGCTCACCATGTCTCTCGACCAGGGTCTGCCTGAGATGGGACTCGGAGAGGAAGTCCGTGTAGCTGTCCACCTTCCTCGCAGATCTTTAGTAGTGTTATACGGTGAGGCTCGGCATatgtggaaacacgccattcaTAGAGAGGATGTTCAGGAGCGCAGAGTTTGCAGCACTTACAGAGAGCTGTCTGCAGAGTTCTTACCTGGAGGGCAGCAGGCAGAGCTGGGAGCTCAGCTTTTGAACATTGCTTTGAGTTTTCAAGGAGCTCCAATATGA
- the bckdk gene encoding 3-methyl-2-oxobutanoate dehydrogenase [lipoamide] kinase, mitochondrial translates to MRSGLPSRAAKMLSGVSCKARPRLCSLMLATVPKTAPLPPMSVTQSHYRLRSTSSAQGFSELARERSKSVASFYNQSAIDVSAEKASVRLTLATLLYSGKSPDGHHILSSAKYLHKELPVRIAHRIKGFRSLPFIIGCNPTILQVHELYIRAYHMLIDFPLIKDQDVEARFCKLVQQLLDDHKDVVTMLAQGFKECRRHIQDETLIRSFLDTTLCSRLGIRMLATHHLALHEDNPDFVGIICRRLSPKKIIEKWVDFARRLCEHQYGNSPRVRINGHVAARFPFIPLPLDYILPELLKNAMRATMESHLDTPYNVPDVVVTIANNDIDFVIRISDRGGGIPHKIVDKVVDYHFSTAEESAQDPRMSNLFNNITNSGNQSSPMHGFGFGLPTSRAYAEYLGGSLSIQSMQGIGTDVYLRLRHIDGKGESFRV, encoded by the exons ATGCGTTCTGGGCTGCCGAGCAGAGCGGCGAAGATGCTGAGCGGTGTCTCCTGCAAGGCCAGGCCGAGGCTCTGCAGCCTCATGTTGGCCACGGTCCCCAAAACAGCACCGCTACCGCCGATGTCAGTCACGCAGAGCCACTACAGACTTCGCTCCACGTCCTCGGCCCAGGGGTTTTCAGAACTGGCGAGGGAGCGATCCAAGTCTGTCGCGTCGTTTTACAACCAGTCTGCGATCGACGTGTCCGCAGAAAAG GCCTCAGTGCGGCTGACCTTGGCGACCCTGCTGTATTCTGGGAAGTCTCCTGATGGACACCACATCTTG AGCAGTGCCAAGTACCTACACAAAGAGCTGCCTGTACGGATTGCTCACCGTATCAAGGGCTTCCGCAGTTTGCCCTTCATCATTGGTTGCAACCCCACCATTCTCCAAGTG catgAACTGTATATCAGAGCGTACCACATGCTTATTGACTTTCCTCTG atAAAAGATCAGGACGTGGAAGCCCGTTTCTGTAAGCTGGTGCAACAACTCCTGGACGACCACAAAGACGTGGTTACTATGCTCGCGCAGGGCTTCAAGGAGTGTCGCAGACACATCCAG GATGAGACGCTTATCCGCAGCTTCCTGGACACAACGCTGTGCTCCCGTCTGGGAATCCGAATGTTGGCCACGCACCACCTCGCCCTCCATGAAGACAAT CCCGATTTTGTCGGGATCATTTGCAGACGCCTCTCGCCCAAAAAGATCATCGAGAAATGGGTGGACTTTGCCAG ACGTCTGTGTGAGCACCAGTACGGAAACTCACCCAGGGTGAGGATCAACGGACATGTGGCCGCTCGCTTCCCCTTCATCCCTCTGCCGCTGGATTACATCCTGCCCGAGCTCCTCAAGAACGCCATGAG GGCCACCATGGAAAGCCACCTGGACACGCCATACAATGTGCCCGATGTGGTTGTCACCATTGCTAATAATGACATTGATTTTGTCATCAG GATTTCAGACCGCGGCGGCGGCATTCCTCACAAAATAGTGGACAAAGTGGTGGACTACCACTTCAGCACGGCCGAGGAGAGCGCACAGGATCCACGCATGAGCAACCTCTTCAACAACATTACCAACAGTGGCAACCAGTCCAGCCCCATGCACGG GTTTGGCTTCGGTTTGCCCACGTCCCGGGCATACGCCGAGTACCTGGGCGGCTCTTTGTCCATACAGTCAATGCAGGGCATCGGCACCGATGTTTACCTGCGTCTGCGCCACATTGATGGCAAAGGAGAAAGCTTCAGGGTGTAA